Proteins encoded by one window of Hyla sarda isolate aHylSar1 chromosome 13, aHylSar1.hap1, whole genome shotgun sequence:
- the LOC130297377 gene encoding chromobox protein homolog 2-like (The sequence of the model RefSeq protein was modified relative to this genomic sequence to represent the inferred CDS: added 116 bases not found in genome assembly): protein MEELSAVGEQVFAAECILSKRLRKGTVEYLVKWRGWSSKHNSWEPEENILDPRLLLAFQKREQEKELRNRRRGKRPRGRPRKNVESEVPPKPKSSSSSSSSSSSNSSSSSSSSSSSSSSSDDSDAETLHSPRPRDSHPVPQKKAQAVVVRPELKEQLRKKRGRKPLLLDQKIPRRTKGAKPGPKSAAEKLQAAQNTQGFNTLKSLSKDLPIPSNNRQGNLSAELLSNIAKNSPIHPNGNSNRNLSWQSSIVHYMNRIAQNNPQAARRPVNSALHAKRSGQATESKGVSKMQIDIGPSALKPVKLNDPEEHASPPINQSAPRAGISNRETTQTLNVQNKTQSGQSTGPLSGGAPAVQAPPKSNNAPQKNSNPPSHATAANCKTDKMGRKSGGISQVRTGPPAPTREVATVERGQQADPRKDLAELSTGDDSSLDSDHDSSLSSQDMSVQANQDWKPARSLLEHVFVTDVTANLITVTVKESPTSVGFFNMRPY, encoded by the exons ACACAATAGTTGGGAACCAGAGGAGAACATTCTGGACCCACGGCTTCTTTTGGCGTTCCAGAAGAG GGAACAAGAGAAAGAGTTGAGAAACAGAAGAAGAGGGAAAAGACCTCGGGGGAGACCACGTAAGAATGTG gagtcagaagtgcCCCCAAAACCTAAATCGAGCAGCtcttcttcctcgtcctcctcttccaacTCCTCGTCGTCGTCTTCTTCATCGTCTTCATCTTCCTCCTCGTCAGATGACAGTGATGCGGAAACTCTGCACAGTCCCAGACCACGGGATTCCCACCCAGTTCCACAGAAGAAAGCACAAGCTGTGGTGGTGAGGCCAGAGTTAAAAGAGCAACTGCGCAAGAAGAGGGGAAGGAAGCCGTTGCTTCTTGACCAGAAGATCCCCAGACGGACCAAGGGAGCAAAACCAGGACCTAAAAGTGCAGCAGAAAAACTACAGGCTGCACAAAATACTCAAGGATTCAACACTCTTAAATCCCTCTCCAAAGATCTTCCCATCCCCAGCAATAACAGGCAAGGAAATTTGTCTGCAGAATTGCTCTCCAACATTGCAAAAAACTCCCCCATCCATCCCAATGGGAATTCCAACCGAAACTTAAGCTGGCAGAGCTCGATTGTGCATTATATGAACCGAATAGCCCAAAACAACCCTCAGGCAGCCAGAAGGCCGGTGAATTCTGCATTGCATGCCAAGCGAAGTGGTCAGGCCACAGAATCCAAAGGGGTCTCCAAAATGCAGATTGATATTGGCCCATCTGCTCTGAAACCGGTAAAACTTAATGATCCAGAAGAGCATGCCAGTCCACCGATAAACCAGTCTGCACCGAGGGCTGGAATATCCAACCGAGAAACCACCCAAACTCTGAACGTTCAGAATAAAACTCAAAGTGGGCAGAGTACAGGACCGCTAAGCGGCGGCGCACCTGCTGTACAAGCTCCTCCGAAAAGTAACAATGCTCCTCAGAAAAACAGCAATCCTCCTTCACATGCGACGGCCGCAAATTGTAAGACTGATAAAATGGGTAGAAAAAGTGGTGGGATAAGCCAGGTCAGGACTGGGCCGCCGGCACCTACAAGAGAAGTGGCTACTGTTGAGAGAGGACAGCAGGCGGATCCTcgcaaagatctggcagagttgAGCACCGGAGACGATAGCAGTTTGGACTCTGACCATGATTCGTCACTATCCAGCCAGGACATGTCTGTCCAAGCTAACCAAGACTGGAAGCCGGCTCGCAGCCTGCTTGAGCATGTTTTTGTGACCGATGTCACAGCCAACCTTATAACGGTTACTGTAAAGGAGTCTCCCACCAGCGTCGGCTTCTTTAACATGCGGCCTTACTGA